AAGGTCCTATTTCACAAAATGAACCTATGGTTGTTGAACCGGAAATGTACGTAAAGGGATGGATGATTGTACCTTCTTTTATAGATACACTCTCTTCAATGTACACTGAATCAGGATCAGGGAATATTACTCCGTTATTCATATGGACTTTAATGATATCTGTTTTTATTCTTTTTACAGCGGATGTCAGATCTTCCTGAGAGTTAATTCCCTTTAGTACATCGGGATCGGTTTCGGGAAGAGTTTCCACAAGCGCTCCCTTGCCTGTAAGAAATTCGATAATATCAGTCAGGTAATATTCTCCCTGATCATTGTTTGTGCCAAGGCTGTTTAAAAGGGGCAAAACATCTTCCGAACGGAAACAGTAGTGGGACGTATTGACTTCGGTAATTTTCTTTTCTTCAGGCGTAGCGTCTCTCTCTTCTACAATACGTATAACCTTGCCGTCTTTGTCTCTGACTATTCTTCCGTAAGCAGGCGGGGGATCCATAATAGCTGTCATCATAGTTGCTGAAGCTCCGGTCTCTCTATGACGCAGCACGAGCTTTTTAATAATGTCGGGAGTAAGAAATGGTGCATCTCCTACAAGGACAAGCAGATCGCCATGGAATTCTTTCAGCTCTTCCGATGCAATCATAAGTGCGTGTCCGGTGCCGAGCTGCTGTTTTTGTAAAACATATCTGTAATCTGTTCCAAGTTCATTAATAACCATTTCAGATTTGTACCCGACAACAAGAATAATATCATCAATACCTGCATTTTTAACTGCTTTTGTAACATAAAGAACAAGGGGTTTACCGAGAAGCGGATGAAGAACTTTCGGAAGTGTAGTTTTCATACGGGTGCCTTTGCCGGCTGCTAATATTACTGCAATAGTTTTTCTTTGCTGGTTCGTCATGGCAGTTCCTTTTGTTATTTTACAGCATTCCTACAGGTTTGGGGAAAATTATTTCCCTTGCAGATTCAAGTGCATATGAATCAGTCATGCCTGCAACAAAATCAGTAACAGAGCGGGTGTTGTTATTTTCATTTTTGTACAGCTTCTCACGTGCAGAAATAAATTTACCGAAGTGGCGGTCTACAGTATGGATTGATCCGGAATAAGCGTCAAAATCAAAACCAAATTTTTGAAATTTATCGACAAGGTGATTAAAAAGTTTGGTTATAATATTGGATATGGCTTCATCGCTTTTTAAAAGCAGAGGATGATTGTAAATTTTTGCGTAGTTAAATTCCTTAAGTTTCCAAATCAATTCAAATTTATCTTCCGAAAACTGAATTGCTGTACTGTTTTCAGATGTTTTTACGACATCTTTTACAAGGGTGTCAATTATTTCTCCGTTTGTAGTGCCCAGATTTTTTCGAATATCTGACGGGATGTCTTTTCCCTTTATTAATTCTGCTGCTACCGCATCTTCAATATCTCTGCCGAGATAGGCTATTTTGTCCGAGACTCTTACAGCACATCCCTCAAATGTAATTGGTGCTTCCTGCCGTTCAGTGATGGATGAGAGATCTTTTTTTTCTGTAACAGGTGATAATTTCCGGTCAAATTTTTCTCCGCAGTGGGATATAATGCCGTCTCTTACTGCATATGTAAGATTAAGGCCTTGTCCTTTATTTGTTATTTTATCTACAACTCTCAGGCTGTGTATTTCGTGAATAAATCCTCCTGCTTCCTTATTAAGGTCATTCAGAATTTTTTCACCAATGTGCCCGAACGGTGCATGCCCGAGGTCGTGGCCTAAAGCTATAGCCTGTGCAAGTTCCACATCAAGGCCAAGTCCTTTACAAATGGTTGTGGCAATTGTTGAAACGTGTAAAACATGTTCAATGCGAGTGCATATGTGATCATTTTGCGGGGAGAAAAAGACCTGTGTTTTATGCTTCAATCTTCTGAATGGGGTTGAATGTATAATTGCTGTCTGGTCCCTGAAATAATCACCTCTTAAATCCGGTTCTCTATTACGGATTCTTGAGTGGTATAGTTGGTCAGATAAAGGATTTTTCATTATTCCCCCTGATTATTTTTCAGGATATATGAGTATTTCGATACGCCTGTTTTTCATTCTTCCGGCACCGGTATCATTAGAGGCTACAGGATTTTGTTTTCCCATACCCATGACGCTGAATACTGTGTCAGTAATTTTTAAATGGTCTGTAAAATAATCCCTTACAGTTTCTGCCTGTTCCTGAGTCATGAGAAGCTTAAAACCAGACGATCCCCTTCCGTCGGAATATGCCCTGATTATAACAAATGTTGAATCAAAAGATTTGATTAAGTCAGCTGCCGAATCTAATAGGATGAATGTTGAATCTCTTAAAGCAGAACTGCCGGGAGAAAACAGCATATCTCCTGCAATTGTTTTTCTGATTACACAATGCAGAGCTGCAACAGCATCAATGTCAATACCCAGATCCGGAGTATCCGGAGCGCTGTTTTGGTAAACGTCTTTTATTTTTACGTACTGATAAAGCTCTCCTGCGGAGCGGCCTTTAATATCTAAAAAGGGATTGTTTTTATCCACAGTCCCGATGTACTTAAAAAAGTTGCCTTTTCGGCTAATCCATACCTGAGCAGATTCTTTGTTACGTGCTCTGAGAAATATGCACAGGTCCGGCCCTGATTCGTCAATCAGGCTGTTGTCAAGAAATTTTAGAATTATTGTACCCCCTCTTCCAAGGGATACAAATCCGGAGTCATTTTGATTACAAGGTACACCAATGGCATTCTCAGAATGCCGGAAGCGGGCATCAGGTTCATCACCGGTTCCTTTTCCTCTTGCTCCCGGATCATACATAATAACGGAATCTGCAAAAGAGTACCTGCCTGCAAGAAGTACAACATTATTTTGTTTATATGGAATAACAAGTGTATTGTTTTTTAAAGTTTGTTCTATGCCTGCTTTTAAGCTGTCCTGTTTAAGAATAAAATTCTTAAACGTCGGTAACAAGGTAATTGTAAGCAATAGAAACAGCCTGTACATTTTAAAATTTTCCGTTCTGTTTTGGAAATTATTCTAAGGACAAATATATAAATAAATGTGTACAAAGTAAAGAGCGATTTATTCTGATTTCAGGGAAATTTATTAATCTTGACTTTTGTATATTTAATTAGTATAATATTATTATAGATTTAAAAAACTGGCCTTCAGAATTGTTCTTATTGTTAAAAAGCTCAAAAAATTATTTAAAAACTAAAGATAAATGTTAAATTAATGATTTAAAAGGATTAAGTAATGTATGATCAAAATGAAAAAACGGATCTTACTTTTTTTACAAATGAACCTGACTCTACATTATTAGACAGATTTATTGCAATACTAAAAGATGTAAAATATTTTGATATTCTTGTTGGCTACTTCCGTTCAAGCGGTTTTTTCAGGCTCTATAAATCGTTTGAAAATATTGAAAAGATCAGGATTCTTGTAGGGTTGAATCTGGACAAGAAAACTTTTCAGATTATTGAGACCGCTGGCAATTCCGATTTTGAGTCGCATGCAAAAGTGAAAGAATATTTTGGTGAGGTACTTATATCGGAAATTGAGAATTCAGCAGATTCCAAAGAAGTTGAAGATGGAATATTAAAATTTGTTGAGTTTATTAAATCCGGAAAAATTGAAATAAAAGCGCATCCCAGCAGAAACATCCATGCTAAAGTGTATATCAGTCGGTATCATGAGAGTGACAGAGATTTTGGCAGTGTAATCACAGGGTCAAGTAATTTTTCCGAATCAGGTCTTGTTGCTAACCGGGAATTTAATGTTCAGTTAAAAAACAGTGCTGATGTAAAATATGCCCTTGAAAAATTTGAAATGCTCTGGAAAGAGGCTGTTGATATCTCAGATTATTATGTTGACACAATCAATACAAAAACCTATCTCGATAATTCTATTACACCGTATCAGATTTATCTGAAGTTTCTTTACGAGTATTTTAAAGATGACCTGAGCGTCAACAAGGAGATGTTTTATAAAAATTTTCCAAAAGATTTTATGCAGCTAAAATATCAGGAGCAGGCAGTTATAAATGCAAAAAGAATTCTTGAAGAGTTTGGAGGTGTTTTTCTTGCCGATGTAGTAGGATTGGGGAAAACATATATTTCCGCTCTTCTTGCTGCACAGCTTCCGGGAAGGCATCTGGTAATTGCATCTCCTGCATTACTGGACAGGGACAATCCAAATTCATGGCCTAATGTATTTCATGGTTTTAATATTGCGATTGAGCCTGTTTCTGTTGGCAAACTGGAAAAAATAATCGAACGAGGCACAGACAGATATGATAACGTATTTATTGATGAAGCTCATAAATTCAGGAATGAATCAAATATCAGTTACGAAAACTTATCGAGAATTTGTGCAGGCAAAAAGGTGATTTTAGTTAGTGCTACTCCACTTAACAACACACCTTTGGATATCTTGGCACAGATTAAATTGTTTCAAAAGGGTAAAAATAGTACTATCCCAGGAATTAAAAATCTTGATTATTTTTTTAATTCATTGCAAAAACGGCTCAAAAAGTTAGATCGGAAAAAAGATCATGATGAATTTATTTCCGTAGTAAAAGAAAATTCACAGCAGATTAGAGAGCGTGTTTTAAAACATGTTATGGTAAGAAGAACCCGGAAAGAGATAGAAACTTATTTTAGCGCT
This DNA window, taken from bacterium, encodes the following:
- a CDS encoding NTP transferase domain-containing protein, with the translated sequence MTNQQRKTIAVILAAGKGTRMKTTLPKVLHPLLGKPLVLYVTKAVKNAGIDDIILVVGYKSEMVINELGTDYRYVLQKQQLGTGHALMIASEELKEFHGDLLVLVGDAPFLTPDIIKKLVLRHRETGASATMMTAIMDPPPAYGRIVRDKDGKVIRIVEERDATPEEKKITEVNTSHYCFRSEDVLPLLNSLGTNNDQGEYYLTDIIEFLTGKGALVETLPETDPDVLKGINSQEDLTSAVKRIKTDIIKVHMNNGVIFPDPDSVYIEESVSIKEGTIIHPFTYISGSTTIGSFCEIGPFATIKNAAVGNQCRILHSIIYGIELKDSSKPEPFSHLSKD
- a CDS encoding HD domain-containing protein, with translation MKNPLSDQLYHSRIRNREPDLRGDYFRDQTAIIHSTPFRRLKHKTQVFFSPQNDHICTRIEHVLHVSTIATTICKGLGLDVELAQAIALGHDLGHAPFGHIGEKILNDLNKEAGGFIHEIHSLRVVDKITNKGQGLNLTYAVRDGIISHCGEKFDRKLSPVTEKKDLSSITERQEAPITFEGCAVRVSDKIAYLGRDIEDAVAAELIKGKDIPSDIRKNLGTTNGEIIDTLVKDVVKTSENSTAIQFSEDKFELIWKLKEFNYAKIYNHPLLLKSDEAISNIITKLFNHLVDKFQKFGFDFDAYSGSIHTVDRHFGKFISAREKLYKNENNNTRSVTDFVAGMTDSYALESAREIIFPKPVGML
- a CDS encoding OmpA family protein, which gives rise to MYRLFLLLTITLLPTFKNFILKQDSLKAGIEQTLKNNTLVIPYKQNNVVLLAGRYSFADSVIMYDPGARGKGTGDEPDARFRHSENAIGVPCNQNDSGFVSLGRGGTIILKFLDNSLIDESGPDLCIFLRARNKESAQVWISRKGNFFKYIGTVDKNNPFLDIKGRSAGELYQYVKIKDVYQNSAPDTPDLGIDIDAVAALHCVIRKTIAGDMLFSPGSSALRDSTFILLDSAADLIKSFDSTFVIIRAYSDGRGSSGFKLLMTQEQAETVRDYFTDHLKITDTVFSVMGMGKQNPVASNDTGAGRMKNRRIEILIYPEK